The following are from one region of the Stigmatella ashevillena genome:
- a CDS encoding RHS repeat domain-containing protein: protein MPLHEVASSEGLTTWLFEPESFSPLAREDATGRYAVVTDHLGAPTEMYDELGQLAWRMQLDAFGVGKADVTLHHCPWRWPGQYEDEETGLLYNRFRYYDAYAGRYISQDPIGLLGGMLSYAYPENPLVTIDPLGLMDVDPRLINFSQRTVAENDYAGKMSSNNWNWDRSGPLRVMDVDGQYVSYDNRRLLAAQVAGLKTVPVEVVKLNEVMPESKKTWEKAFWQRRNDRRNIEAGGVVPRQGIKERPQIIRSGCKK from the coding sequence GTGCCGCTGCACGAGGTGGCCTCCTCCGAGGGCCTCACTACCTGGCTGTTCGAACCGGAGAGTTTCTCACCGCTGGCCCGGGAGGACGCCACCGGGCGCTATGCCGTGGTGACGGACCACCTGGGGGCTCCCACGGAGATGTACGACGAGTTGGGGCAGCTCGCTTGGCGGATGCAACTGGATGCCTTCGGCGTGGGCAAAGCCGATGTCACCCTCCATCACTGCCCCTGGCGTTGGCCGGGACAGTACGAGGACGAGGAGACGGGACTCCTCTACAACCGTTTCCGCTACTACGACGCGTATGCTGGGCGCTACATCAGTCAGGATCCCATCGGACTGCTTGGCGGGATGCTCTCCTATGCATATCCAGAAAATCCTCTGGTGACGATTGATCCGCTGGGTCTGATGGATGTGGATCCTCGGCTGATCAACTTCTCGCAGCGGACAGTTGCCGAAAACGACTATGCTGGAAAGATGAGCAGTAATAATTGGAATTGGGATAGGTCTGGTCCATTGCGAGTCATGGATGTTGATGGCCAGTATGTGAGTTATGATAATCGAAGATTGCTCGCGGCTCAGGTTGCTGGGTTGAAGACAGTGCCTGTCGAGGTCGTAAAATTGAATGAAGTCATGCCTGAATCGAAAAAGACCTGGGAGAAGGCTTTCTGGCAGAGACGGAATGATCGTAGAAACATTGAGGCAGGTGGAGTGGTGCCGAGGCAAGGTATCAAGGAACGGCCTCAAATCATCAGGAGCGGATGCAAAAAATGA
- a CDS encoding sigma 54-interacting transcriptional regulator, with product MTSHEPPVRTQVLDLPPGTCPHKCRLLVVAGPDEGRSLVTDKSRLTVGAHPENDLVLVEDRTVSRHHFEIQFTERGPLLVDLDSTNGTFLDGRRVERAYLSPASQVRAGSSVITFSPVTEDTGLTPEEDGKLCGMVGQSAKMRQIFGLIQRIAPMNVSVIIQGETGTGKELVARAIHELSERKKGPMVVLDCGAIPPNLIESELFGHEKGAFTGAVSSRPGAFERASGGTIFLDELGELRVDLQPKLLRVLENREVRRVGGNDVIGVDCRVIAATNRDLLKEVASGNFREDLYFRLSVIHIPLPPLRQRRDDIPLILKRALAEPEVVERHGRKHFSSEALGLLMAYAWPGNVRELMNVLSHVLTFSDGEELLPAHLPARIRGQAREGPLPFNEHLAFKDAKEQLLENFEREYITSVLGRCEGNLSRAARESGLHRKSIERLVKKYQLDAKGMKPR from the coding sequence ATGACTTCCCATGAACCCCCTGTCCGGACGCAGGTGCTGGACCTTCCGCCCGGAACCTGTCCCCACAAGTGCCGCCTGCTCGTGGTGGCAGGACCTGACGAGGGCCGCTCCCTGGTGACCGACAAGTCGCGGCTGACCGTGGGCGCTCACCCGGAGAACGATCTCGTCCTCGTGGAGGACCGCACCGTCAGCCGCCACCACTTCGAAATCCAGTTTACCGAGCGCGGCCCCCTGCTGGTGGACCTCGACTCCACCAACGGCACCTTCCTGGATGGCCGCCGTGTCGAGCGGGCCTACCTCTCGCCTGCCTCTCAGGTCCGCGCCGGCTCCAGCGTCATCACCTTCTCTCCTGTGACCGAGGACACCGGGCTCACGCCCGAAGAGGACGGCAAGCTGTGCGGCATGGTGGGACAGAGCGCGAAGATGCGGCAAATCTTCGGGCTCATCCAGCGCATCGCCCCGATGAACGTGTCCGTCATCATTCAGGGCGAGACGGGAACCGGCAAGGAGTTGGTGGCGCGCGCCATCCACGAGCTGTCCGAGCGCAAGAAGGGGCCGATGGTGGTGCTCGACTGCGGCGCCATTCCCCCCAACCTCATCGAGAGCGAGCTGTTCGGCCACGAGAAGGGGGCCTTCACCGGCGCGGTGAGCAGCCGCCCTGGGGCCTTCGAGCGGGCGAGCGGGGGCACCATCTTCCTGGACGAGCTGGGCGAGCTGCGCGTGGACTTGCAGCCCAAGCTGCTGCGGGTGCTGGAGAACCGCGAGGTGCGGCGCGTGGGCGGCAACGACGTCATCGGCGTGGACTGCCGGGTCATCGCCGCCACGAACCGCGACCTGCTCAAGGAAGTGGCCTCGGGCAACTTCCGGGAAGACCTGTACTTCCGCCTCTCCGTCATTCACATCCCCCTCCCGCCGCTGCGCCAGCGCCGGGATGACATTCCGCTCATCCTCAAGCGGGCGTTGGCCGAGCCCGAGGTGGTGGAGCGCCACGGCCGCAAGCACTTCTCCTCCGAGGCGCTGGGCCTCTTGATGGCCTACGCCTGGCCGGGCAACGTGCGCGAGCTGATGAACGTGCTCTCGCACGTGCTCACCTTCTCGGATGGGGAGGAGCTGCTGCCCGCCCACCTGCCCGCGCGCATCCGAGGCCAGGCCCGCGAGGGGCCGCTGCCCTTCAACGAGCACCTGGCCTTCAAGGATGCGAAGGAGCAGCTGCTAGAGAACTTCGAGCGCGAGTACATCACCAGCGTGCTGGGCCGCTGCGAGGGCAACCTGTCCCGCGCGGCGCGGGAGAGCGGCCTGCACCGCAAATCCATCGAGCGGCTGGTGAAGAAGTACCAGCTCGACGCGAAGGGGATGAAGCCGCGCTGA
- a CDS encoding helix-turn-helix transcriptional regulator — MRTPLPPGSRSLLIFPVPSSSHAPGARGPAPAGELIIDGQRYHLVPAPEEPGLAPSLPVPAARVLTAREFQIASHVAAGRVNKEIAAELDISTWTVAAHLRRIFSKLGVDTRAAMVSRCFSEIPGAPPPAKP, encoded by the coding sequence ATGCGGACTCCACTTCCACCCGGAAGCCGGTCGCTGCTCATCTTCCCAGTGCCCAGCTCCTCCCACGCGCCCGGGGCCAGGGGACCTGCTCCCGCGGGCGAACTCATCATCGATGGCCAGCGCTACCACCTCGTGCCCGCCCCGGAGGAGCCGGGGCTGGCGCCGTCCCTCCCCGTTCCGGCCGCAAGGGTGCTCACTGCCCGCGAGTTCCAGATTGCCTCGCACGTCGCCGCGGGCCGGGTGAACAAGGAGATTGCCGCAGAGCTGGACATCAGCACGTGGACCGTGGCGGCACACCTGCGGCGCATCTTCTCCAAGCTCGGAGTCGATACGCGGGCCGCCATGGTCTCGCGCTGCTTCAGCGAGATTCCAGGAGCGCCGCCCCCGGCCAAGCCGTGA
- a CDS encoding ATP-grasp domain-containing protein, with amino-acid sequence MPPSKAKQKKARAPARTEASPRAPAPAARPTRRRVKKTVVLLSRKRSLYSTGRLVEAIKKRGHRPLVLDTLRCTMILAKDDPRMMYRGVEIRGVDVVIPRIGASITAYGLAVVTHFEMMGVPVVNEAGSILRSRDKLRCLQHLSRAGLDIPRTVMAHDRSNVRKLVQEVGGLPLIIKLIRGTQGVGVMIAHTLQEVQSIVDTFWDLGQEIVLQEFVAESKGKDVRALVVGNRVVGAMRRQAKKGEFRSNIHRGGEGQPIELSPAYVEAAVTAARITGLGIAGVDMLEGHAGPRLMEINSSPGFEGLEAATGKDIAGAMVDHALLFAEARQGGERVRQPL; translated from the coding sequence ATGCCCCCCTCCAAGGCGAAGCAGAAAAAGGCGCGAGCTCCGGCCCGCACCGAGGCATCCCCCCGTGCCCCGGCGCCCGCGGCCCGTCCCACGCGCCGCCGGGTGAAAAAGACGGTGGTGCTCCTGTCGCGCAAGCGCTCGCTGTACTCCACGGGCCGGCTGGTGGAGGCCATCAAGAAGCGAGGCCACAGGCCCTTGGTGCTCGACACCCTGCGCTGCACCATGATTCTGGCCAAGGACGACCCGCGGATGATGTACCGGGGCGTGGAGATCCGCGGCGTGGACGTGGTGATTCCGCGCATTGGCGCCTCCATCACCGCCTATGGCCTGGCGGTGGTGACGCACTTCGAGATGATGGGGGTGCCGGTGGTGAACGAGGCCGGGTCCATCCTGCGAAGCCGGGACAAGCTGCGGTGCTTGCAACACCTGTCGCGGGCGGGGCTGGACATCCCCCGGACGGTGATGGCGCATGACCGGAGCAACGTGCGCAAGCTGGTGCAGGAGGTGGGCGGCCTGCCCCTCATCATCAAGCTCATCCGGGGCACGCAAGGCGTGGGGGTGATGATCGCCCATACCCTGCAAGAGGTGCAGAGCATCGTGGACACCTTCTGGGATTTGGGCCAGGAGATCGTCCTCCAGGAGTTCGTCGCCGAGAGCAAGGGCAAGGACGTGCGCGCCCTGGTGGTGGGCAACCGGGTGGTGGGGGCGATGCGGCGGCAGGCGAAGAAGGGCGAGTTCCGCTCCAACATCCACCGGGGGGGTGAGGGCCAACCCATCGAGCTGTCCCCCGCCTACGTGGAAGCTGCGGTGACCGCGGCCCGCATCACCGGGCTGGGCATCGCCGGGGTGGACATGCTGGAGGGGCACGCGGGACCCAGGTTGATGGAGATCAACTCCAGCCCGGGCTTCGAGGGGTTGGAAGCGGCCACGGGCAAGGACATCGCCGGAGCGATGGTGGACCACGCGCTGCTCTTCGCCGAGGCCAGGCAGGGAGGCGAGCGAGTCCGGCAGCCTCTTTGA
- a CDS encoding class I tRNA ligase family protein, with translation MSDAGLPPSDFQDPLNLSRRESQMLAGWAERGIWARLRQQNAGAEPFVLAGGPVDARPFLPVDTAFHRILQDIVAKFRHLSGCRCDVLPGWSVHGQALEQECLGLQEAELQRLGVFGRAEASYRTRDASSAERELRERAALARRGELTRLLKPSFWCPRDQRVLAEEEVEDAPRQSPSLYMAFRAGPELAERLPMLAGQEVFFLVWTSAPWRLPAHQTLSVNGDFEYVFYQLGERVVCAARPLLAKVLAEVKGDELVKKTAHLRGGDVETVGFENPRRILAYASGEDLEHLTYQHPWLERTGRVVLSPHVTDEAGTGLVLTAPAQGGEWVEFSRAVREDGRYDGSVGEALQGQNVFEADPLIVELLEARGVLLNEKRDRVEHRVPHCRSCHQPVLLLALDQWFIPLEVFQDNVLSVEEVRQQYGADVFRLWVADRFFRPEARLREDALAAVSQELAKVRNTLHSALSHLDGFDPERDAVPVEALPLQEARLRGPLAEVVEKVRQAYENGEFHRIVPRVRDFCADVLSAEVLGRLTQDTARRSAQTVLYEEVSTLARLLAPLLSFTAEEVWQSLPGKKAESVFLAGFPGGKFVQTSSNE, from the coding sequence ATGAGCGACGCTGGCCTGCCCCCGAGCGACTTCCAGGACCCTCTGAACCTGTCGCGGCGCGAATCCCAGATGCTCGCCGGGTGGGCCGAGCGCGGCATCTGGGCGCGGCTCCGGCAGCAAAACGCTGGCGCGGAGCCCTTCGTGCTGGCAGGCGGGCCCGTGGATGCCCGGCCCTTCCTGCCGGTGGACACCGCGTTCCACAGGATCCTCCAGGACATCGTGGCGAAGTTCCGCCACCTCTCCGGGTGCCGGTGTGACGTCCTCCCCGGGTGGAGCGTGCACGGTCAGGCCCTCGAGCAGGAGTGCCTCGGCCTCCAAGAGGCGGAACTTCAGCGGCTGGGGGTTTTTGGGCGCGCGGAGGCCTCGTACCGGACACGGGATGCTTCCTCCGCGGAGCGGGAGCTGCGAGAGCGGGCTGCTCTTGCGCGCCGGGGGGAGCTCACCCGGCTCCTGAAGCCTTCGTTCTGGTGCCCGCGCGATCAGCGGGTGTTGGCCGAGGAGGAGGTGGAGGACGCGCCTCGCCAGAGCCCCTCCTTATATATGGCCTTCCGGGCTGGGCCGGAGCTGGCGGAGCGGTTGCCGATGCTCGCGGGCCAGGAGGTTTTCTTCCTCGTGTGGACCTCGGCACCGTGGAGGCTGCCGGCGCACCAGACCCTCTCGGTGAACGGGGACTTCGAGTACGTCTTCTATCAGTTGGGCGAGCGTGTCGTTTGCGCGGCCCGGCCGTTGCTCGCGAAGGTGCTGGCCGAGGTGAAGGGGGACGAGTTGGTGAAGAAGACGGCGCACCTGCGGGGCGGGGACGTCGAGACGGTGGGCTTCGAGAATCCCCGGCGGATTCTCGCGTACGCGAGTGGCGAGGACCTGGAGCACCTCACCTACCAGCACCCCTGGCTGGAGCGCACGGGCCGGGTGGTGTTGAGCCCCCATGTCACGGACGAGGCGGGCACGGGGCTGGTGCTCACGGCGCCCGCCCAGGGGGGCGAGTGGGTGGAGTTCTCCCGCGCCGTGCGCGAGGACGGGCGCTATGACGGTTCGGTGGGCGAGGCGCTCCAGGGGCAGAACGTCTTCGAGGCGGATCCGCTCATCGTGGAGTTGCTGGAGGCGCGGGGCGTGCTGCTCAACGAGAAGCGGGACAGGGTGGAGCACCGCGTGCCGCATTGCCGCTCCTGCCACCAGCCCGTTCTCCTCTTGGCTTTGGACCAGTGGTTCATTCCGCTGGAGGTGTTCCAGGACAATGTCCTCTCCGTGGAGGAGGTCCGTCAGCAGTACGGCGCGGACGTCTTCCGGCTCTGGGTGGCCGACCGCTTCTTCCGTCCAGAGGCGCGCCTGCGGGAGGACGCCCTGGCGGCGGTGAGCCAGGAGCTTGCGAAGGTGCGGAACACCCTGCACTCCGCGCTGAGTCATCTGGACGGTTTCGACCCGGAGCGCGACGCGGTGCCCGTGGAGGCGCTGCCGCTTCAGGAGGCGCGGCTTCGAGGCCCGCTGGCGGAGGTGGTGGAGAAGGTCCGTCAGGCCTATGAGAACGGCGAGTTCCACCGGATCGTCCCAAGGGTGAGGGACTTCTGTGCGGACGTGCTGTCCGCCGAAGTCCTCGGCCGCCTCACTCAGGACACCGCCCGGCGCAGCGCACAGACGGTGCTGTACGAGGAGGTCTCCACCCTGGCGAGGCTGTTGGCCCCACTCCTGAGCTTCACGGCCGAAGAGGTGTGGCAGTCGCTGCCCGGGAAGAAGGCGGAGAGTGTCTTTCTCGCGGGCTTCCCTGGCGGGAAGTTCGTCCAGACTAGCTCGAACGAGTGA
- a CDS encoding endonuclease/exonuclease/phosphatase family protein: MRKTFLGMLGAGLALVLVAQGCGDSDPVPPPLLPDGGAWVDCDEQDAGNCAPGQSCRFVEAFERSLCVSPCELATGCGNSEVLCCPSGEGAGTGGYCLPKDACTPPDAGTPDAGGGLDAGGDGQDGGPGPVLDGGPGPGTDAGPAQDAGIDAGPAQDAGIDAGPAQDAGIDAGIDGGPAQDAGSPDSGVDAGVDAGTPDAGSARIRLMAANVSSGNYQAYEAPGIRLMQGVKPDVVMIQEFNYRSGSISDLVNTTFPGFYYYQEAGAQIPNGVISRWPILASGEWDDPEVDNRDFAWARIDIPGPKDLWVVSVHLLTRNASTRNTEAISLVAKIKANIPAGDYLAIGGDFNTDSRSESCFSTFSQVVTTTGPHPADKNGTEGTNASRGKPYDHVLVDADLRAYQTATVIGTSSFANGLVLDSRVYTPLSEIAPVQSGDSAASNMQHMGVIKDFLVPLN; the protein is encoded by the coding sequence ATGAGAAAGACTTTTCTGGGGATGCTTGGGGCGGGACTGGCACTCGTGCTGGTGGCGCAAGGGTGTGGGGATTCGGACCCGGTGCCTCCGCCGCTGCTGCCGGATGGCGGCGCGTGGGTCGACTGTGATGAGCAGGATGCGGGCAATTGTGCTCCGGGCCAGAGCTGCCGGTTCGTTGAAGCCTTTGAGCGCTCCCTGTGTGTGAGCCCCTGTGAGCTGGCCACCGGATGCGGGAATTCGGAAGTCCTGTGCTGTCCCAGTGGCGAGGGTGCAGGGACCGGCGGGTACTGTCTGCCCAAGGATGCGTGCACGCCTCCGGATGCGGGCACTCCGGATGCAGGTGGCGGCCTGGATGCCGGCGGGGATGGGCAGGACGGAGGTCCAGGGCCTGTTCTGGATGGCGGCCCCGGCCCGGGGACGGATGCAGGTCCGGCGCAGGATGCGGGCATTGATGCAGGTCCGGCGCAGGATGCGGGCATTGATGCGGGCCCGGCGCAGGACGCGGGCATTGACGCGGGCATTGATGGAGGCCCGGCGCAGGATGCAGGCTCTCCTGACTCAGGGGTCGATGCAGGTGTCGACGCGGGCACCCCGGATGCGGGTTCAGCGCGCATTCGGCTCATGGCGGCCAACGTCAGCAGCGGGAACTACCAGGCCTATGAGGCCCCGGGCATCCGGCTGATGCAGGGCGTGAAGCCAGACGTCGTGATGATCCAGGAGTTCAACTACAGGTCGGGCTCCATCAGCGACTTGGTGAACACCACGTTCCCGGGTTTCTACTACTACCAGGAGGCCGGCGCGCAGATCCCCAACGGGGTCATCAGCCGCTGGCCCATCCTGGCCTCGGGCGAGTGGGACGATCCGGAGGTCGACAACCGGGATTTCGCCTGGGCGCGCATCGACATCCCGGGGCCCAAGGACCTCTGGGTGGTGAGCGTGCACCTGCTCACCCGGAACGCCTCGACTCGCAACACGGAGGCCATCTCCCTCGTCGCGAAGATCAAGGCCAACATCCCCGCCGGGGACTACCTGGCCATCGGGGGAGACTTCAATACGGACAGCCGCTCGGAGTCCTGCTTCTCCACCTTCTCCCAGGTGGTGACGACCACGGGCCCCCACCCGGCGGACAAGAACGGCACGGAGGGGACCAACGCGAGCCGCGGCAAGCCCTATGACCACGTGCTGGTGGATGCGGATCTGCGCGCCTACCAGACGGCCACGGTCATCGGCACGAGCAGCTTCGCCAATGGGCTGGTGCTCGACAGCCGGGTCTACACGCCGCTCTCGGAGATCGCCCCGGTGCAGAGCGGCGACAGTGCCGCCTCCAACATGCAGCACATGGGCGTCATCAAGGACTTCCTGGTGCCGCTGAACTAG
- a CDS encoding Mut7-C RNAse domain-containing protein, with protein MMPKQVTVRLYGALNDFLPPERRGTEFIHRFTGTPSVKDLLESLGPPHPEVDLILLDGQAVDFTHRVEAGSRVAAYPAFHALEVTALLRVGRPLPDVRRFALDVGLGRLAGFLRMLGFDTLWRNDFEDRELARLSQEDARLLLTRDLGLLKRAEVLHGYFPRHTDPAHQLVEVVRRFQLAARMQPFTRCMACNGLLVAVGRDDVLGRIPPGVAALHTHFLQCPSCQRVYWPGTHHQRMQALVDKLRALPAKTT; from the coding sequence ATGATGCCAAAGCAGGTGACGGTGCGCCTCTATGGCGCGTTGAACGATTTCCTCCCGCCCGAGCGGCGAGGAACCGAGTTCATCCACCGGTTCACGGGGACACCGTCGGTCAAGGACCTGCTCGAATCGTTGGGGCCCCCGCATCCCGAGGTGGATCTCATTCTCCTGGATGGGCAGGCGGTGGACTTCACTCACCGCGTCGAGGCGGGCTCGCGCGTGGCGGCCTATCCCGCGTTCCATGCATTGGAGGTGACGGCGCTGCTGCGGGTGGGCAGGCCCTTGCCTGACGTGCGGCGCTTCGCGCTCGATGTGGGGCTGGGGCGGCTCGCGGGGTTTCTCCGGATGCTCGGCTTCGACACGCTGTGGCGCAACGACTTCGAGGACCGTGAGCTCGCGCGGCTGTCCCAAGAGGACGCGCGCCTCCTCCTCACGCGGGACCTGGGGCTGCTCAAGCGGGCCGAAGTCCTTCACGGCTATTTCCCACGCCACACGGATCCGGCGCATCAGCTCGTGGAGGTGGTGCGCCGGTTCCAGCTCGCCGCGCGGATGCAACCGTTCACCCGATGCATGGCCTGCAATGGCTTGCTTGTGGCGGTAGGACGGGACGACGTGCTCGGCCGTATTCCTCCGGGCGTGGCCGCCCTGCACACCCACTTCTTGCAGTGCCCCTCGTGCCAGCGTGTCTACTGGCCTGGGACGCACCATCAACGGATGCAGGCACTGGTAGACAAGCTCCGCGCCCTACCAGCCAAAACCACTTGA